A region from the Lolium perenne isolate Kyuss_39 chromosome 4, Kyuss_2.0, whole genome shotgun sequence genome encodes:
- the LOC127348988 gene encoding LOB domain-containing protein 1, which produces MEYSNDATNTAAAQPYYGRPVSPPSQVSSEGSPPPVFPFAGSVPSSPPTVVLSPCAACKVLRRRCADGCMLAPYFPPTEPAKFTTAHRVFGASNIIKLLQDLPEHSRADAVSSMVYEAEARLRDPVYGCAGAVCRLQKEANELKVQLARAQADLHSVQAQHANLLAIVCVEFATQHQQQHPPPPLVDQLDGFGAGPGGSVYPSLCTDSDDLDSAAWEEARRQLWT; this is translated from the coding sequence ATGGAGTACAGCAACGATGCCACGAACACCGCCGCGGCGCAGCCTTACTACGGGCGCCCCGTGTCGCCGCCATCTCAGGTGTCGTCAGAAGGCTCGCCGCCCCCCGTATTCCCCTTTGCGGGCAGCGTCCCGTCCTCGCCGCCGACGGTGGTGCTAAGCCCCTGCGCGGCGTGCAAggtcctccgccgccgctgcgccGACGGCTGCATGCTGGCGCCCTACTTCCCCCCGACCGAGCCCGCCAAGTTCACCACCGCCCACCGCGTcttcggcgccagcaacatcatcaagctcctccagGATCTGCCGGAGCATTCAAGGGCGGACGCGGTGAGCAGCATGGTGTACGAGGCGGAGGCGCGGCTGCGTGACCCAGTGTACGGGTGCGCGGGGGCGGTGTGCCGGCTGCAGAAGGAGGCCAACGAGCTCAAGGTGCAGCTGGCGCGGGCACAGGCCGATCTTCACAGCGTCCAGGCACAGCACGCCAACCTGCTCGCTATCGTCTGCGTCGAGTTCGCCACccagcaccagcagcagcacccGCCGCCTCCACTAGTCGATCAGCTGGACGGCTTCGGCGCCGGGCCCGGTGGCTCGGTGTACCCGTCGCTCTGCACAGACTCAGACGATCTCGACTCAGCGGCGTGGGAAGAGGCCCGGCGACAACTATGGACCTGA